A genomic region of Acipenser ruthenus chromosome 9, fAciRut3.2 maternal haplotype, whole genome shotgun sequence contains the following coding sequences:
- the LOC131738021 gene encoding actin-binding protein WASF3-like isoform X1 codes for MPLVKRNIEPRHLCRGALPEGITSELECVTNNTLSAIIRQLSILSKHAEDIFGELFNEANTFYLRANSLQDRVDRLAVKVTQLDSTVEEVSLQDINMRKAFKSSRTQDQQAVSKNSIPNPVVEIYNQSDKPPPLNILSPYRDDKKDGLKFYTDPSYFFDLWKEKMLQDTEDKRKEKRRQKEQKRVDGSSTGTGTSREVKNVRKARNRRQEWNMMAYDKELRPDNRLSQNIYQGASSEGSLSPDNRSHGSDLTDFSYPATPSHSAHLHHLQQQQQAAMAVLAASYLTGESQQHLMNANQVLEHDYRPSAAGYRQGTLSRPQQPPPPPPPNPDGTLHAALPPPPADYGMSAAQMMEYYGTAGPPPPPPAPLIPSAQTAFVSPMQVPAPPPGGYAPPPPPPPGPMVVAPPPPGPPPLPPPSFTQTSSPLHEGKRHEASSQQPASDARSDLLAAIRMGIQLKKGQEQREQEAKREPVGNDVATILSRRIAVEYSDSDDDSEFEDNEWSD; via the exons ATGCCACTTGTTAAGAGGAACATCGAACCCAGGCACCTGTGCCGCGGCGCTCTGCCGGAGGGCATCACCAGCGAGCTGGAGTGCGTTACCAACAACACGCTGTCTGCCATCATCCGGCAGCTCAGCATCCTGA GCAAGCATGCCGAAGATATATTCGGGGAGCTGTTCAATGAGGCCAATACCTTCTACCTGCGAGCCAACTCTCTCCAGGACCGCGTGGACCGGCTGGCTGTGAAAGTGACCCAGCTGGACTCCACCGTGGAGGAAG TCTCCCTCCAGGACATCAACATGAGGAAAGCTTTCAAGAGCTCCAGGACCCAGGACCAGCAGGCTGTGTCAAAGAACAGCATTCCCAACCCTGTGGTGGAGATCTACAACCAGAGCGACAAGCCCCCGCCCCTCAACATCCTGtctccttacag AGATGACAAGAAAGATGGGCTCAAGTTCTACACGGACCCGTCGTACTTCTTTGACCTCTGGAAGGAGAAGATGCTGCAAGACACTGAGGACAAGAGGAAGGAGAAGAGGAGGCAGAAG GAGCAGAAGCGCGTAGACGGCTCCAGCACTGGCACCGGCACCTCCCGGGAGGTGAAGAATGTTCGGAAAGCCCGGAACAGGCGGCAGGAGTGGAATATGATGGCGTACGACAAAGAGCTCAGACCTGACAACAGGCTGTCTCAAAACATCTACCAGGGCGCGTCTTCAGAGGGATCTCTGTCCCCAGATaatag GTCTCATGGGTCGGATCTCACTGATTTCTCCTACCCTGCCACTCCGAGCCACTCTGCCCACCTTCACcaccttcagcagcagcagcaggcggCTATGGCAGTCCTGGCAGCCTCCTACCTGACCGGGGAGAGCCAGCAGCACCTGATGAATGCCAACCAGGTCCTGGAGCACGACTACCGGCCCTCGGCTGCAGGGTACAGACAGGGGACCCTGAGCCGGCCCCAGcaaccccctcctcccccccctcccaaCCCTGACGGGACCCTCCATGCAGCCCTGCCACCCCCGCCTGCTGACTACGG CATGTCAGCGGCTCAGATGATGGAATACTATGGCACCGCCGGgccgccccctccccctcccgccCCCCTCATCCCGTCCGCACAGACCGCCTTCGTCAGCCCCATGCAAGTGCCGGCACCTCCCCCCGGCGGGTACGCCCCGCCTCCTCCCCCGCCTCCCGGACCCATGGTGGTGGCTCCACCCCCTCCAGGACCACCCCCTCTCCCCCCGCCCAGCTTTACCCAGACCTCCTCCCCCCTGCACGAGGGGAAGAGGCATGAGGCAAGCAGCCAGCAACCCGCCAGCGACGCGCGGAGCGACCTGCTCGCAGCCATCCGCATGG GAATCCAGCTGAAGAAGGGGCAGGAGCAGCGGGAGCAGGAGGCTAAGAGGGAGCCGGTGGGGAACGACGTGGCCACGATCCTGTCCAGACGAATCGCCGTGGAGTACAGCGACTCTGACGATGACTCCGAGTTCGAGGATAACGAGTGGTCGGACTGA
- the LOC131738021 gene encoding actin-binding protein WASF3-like isoform X2, with protein sequence MPLVKRNIEPRHLCRGALPEGITSELECVTNNTLSAIIRQLSILSKHAEDIFGELFNEANTFYLRANSLQDRVDRLAVKVTQLDSTVEEVSLQDINMRKAFKSSRTQDQQAVSKNSIPNPVVEIYNQSDKPPPLNILSPYRDDKKDGLKFYTDPSYFFDLWKEKMLQDTEDKRKEKRRQKRERHKLNLTRNLQVNVRKVRTRKDEWERMKMGREFMSEAKKLELQGSATDGSHGSDLTDFSYPATPSHSAHLHHLQQQQQAAMAVLAASYLTGESQQHLMNANQVLEHDYRPSAAGYRQGTLSRPQQPPPPPPPNPDGTLHAALPPPPADYGMSAAQMMEYYGTAGPPPPPPAPLIPSAQTAFVSPMQVPAPPPGGYAPPPPPPPGPMVVAPPPPGPPPLPPPSFTQTSSPLHEGKRHEASSQQPASDARSDLLAAIRMGIQLKKGQEQREQEAKREPVGNDVATILSRRIAVEYSDSDDDSEFEDNEWSD encoded by the exons ATGCCACTTGTTAAGAGGAACATCGAACCCAGGCACCTGTGCCGCGGCGCTCTGCCGGAGGGCATCACCAGCGAGCTGGAGTGCGTTACCAACAACACGCTGTCTGCCATCATCCGGCAGCTCAGCATCCTGA GCAAGCATGCCGAAGATATATTCGGGGAGCTGTTCAATGAGGCCAATACCTTCTACCTGCGAGCCAACTCTCTCCAGGACCGCGTGGACCGGCTGGCTGTGAAAGTGACCCAGCTGGACTCCACCGTGGAGGAAG TCTCCCTCCAGGACATCAACATGAGGAAAGCTTTCAAGAGCTCCAGGACCCAGGACCAGCAGGCTGTGTCAAAGAACAGCATTCCCAACCCTGTGGTGGAGATCTACAACCAGAGCGACAAGCCCCCGCCCCTCAACATCCTGtctccttacag AGATGACAAGAAAGATGGGCTCAAGTTCTACACGGACCCGTCGTACTTCTTTGACCTCTGGAAGGAGAAGATGCTGCAAGACACTGAGGACAAGAGGAAGGAGAAGAGGAGGCAGAAG AGAGAGAGGCACAAGTTGAACCTGACCCGGAATCTGCAAGTAAACGTGCGCAAAGTGCGCACCAGAAAGGACGAGTGGGAGCGAATGAAAATGGGCAGAGAGTTCATGAGTGAGGCCAAGAAACTGGAGCTCCAGGGGAGCGCCACAGACGG GTCTCATGGGTCGGATCTCACTGATTTCTCCTACCCTGCCACTCCGAGCCACTCTGCCCACCTTCACcaccttcagcagcagcagcaggcggCTATGGCAGTCCTGGCAGCCTCCTACCTGACCGGGGAGAGCCAGCAGCACCTGATGAATGCCAACCAGGTCCTGGAGCACGACTACCGGCCCTCGGCTGCAGGGTACAGACAGGGGACCCTGAGCCGGCCCCAGcaaccccctcctcccccccctcccaaCCCTGACGGGACCCTCCATGCAGCCCTGCCACCCCCGCCTGCTGACTACGG CATGTCAGCGGCTCAGATGATGGAATACTATGGCACCGCCGGgccgccccctccccctcccgccCCCCTCATCCCGTCCGCACAGACCGCCTTCGTCAGCCCCATGCAAGTGCCGGCACCTCCCCCCGGCGGGTACGCCCCGCCTCCTCCCCCGCCTCCCGGACCCATGGTGGTGGCTCCACCCCCTCCAGGACCACCCCCTCTCCCCCCGCCCAGCTTTACCCAGACCTCCTCCCCCCTGCACGAGGGGAAGAGGCATGAGGCAAGCAGCCAGCAACCCGCCAGCGACGCGCGGAGCGACCTGCTCGCAGCCATCCGCATGG GAATCCAGCTGAAGAAGGGGCAGGAGCAGCGGGAGCAGGAGGCTAAGAGGGAGCCGGTGGGGAACGACGTGGCCACGATCCTGTCCAGACGAATCGCCGTGGAGTACAGCGACTCTGACGATGACTCCGAGTTCGAGGATAACGAGTGGTCGGACTGA